In Bradyrhizobium sp. 1(2017), one DNA window encodes the following:
- a CDS encoding CgeB family protein, translating to MRILILNADYPRFLSWLYRRRPGLENESYAAQMAARNASLFGVADFYSRNFAGLGHVAADIHVNNPWMRTAWARERGLAVTEPPPPGASATRDAVPGWLQRAVAPFKPMLRPLARKVGLSPRLDAEAEKILLAQIEDFKPDLVLNQDLFHVDTRLARRIKQIGRPILIGQVGISPSRGEDWSVYDLMISQMAAVVDYFRQHGVRGEVVHLAFETGIRDILPPPPQDNFDVTFVGAVSADHQLRVAQLEAVARRYDLKLFGSGLQSLPSSSPLHRCYQGEVWGVEMYQALRASRITLNSHIDMAGREAGNARLFEATGVGAFLLTDFKDNLHTLFAPDREVVAWRDVDDCLALIDRYLADDAARLSIAKAGQARTFAAHTYRRRVEEILTHIG from the coding sequence GTGCGCATCCTGATCCTCAACGCCGACTATCCGCGCTTCCTGTCCTGGCTCTACCGCCGCCGGCCGGGTCTCGAGAACGAGTCTTACGCCGCGCAGATGGCGGCGCGAAACGCCAGCCTGTTTGGCGTCGCCGACTTCTACTCGCGCAATTTCGCCGGTCTCGGGCACGTCGCCGCTGACATCCATGTCAACAATCCCTGGATGCGGACCGCCTGGGCGCGCGAGCGCGGCCTTGCCGTCACCGAACCGCCGCCGCCCGGTGCGTCCGCCACGCGCGATGCCGTTCCCGGCTGGCTGCAACGCGCCGTCGCGCCGTTCAAGCCGATGCTGCGGCCGCTCGCGCGCAAGGTCGGGCTCAGCCCGCGACTCGATGCGGAAGCGGAAAAGATCCTGCTGGCGCAAATCGAGGACTTCAAGCCGGATCTCGTCCTCAACCAGGATCTGTTCCATGTCGACACGCGTCTGGCGCGCAGGATCAAGCAGATTGGCCGGCCCATCCTGATCGGCCAGGTCGGCATCTCGCCCTCGCGCGGCGAGGATTGGTCGGTCTACGACCTCATGATCTCGCAGATGGCGGCGGTCGTCGATTACTTCCGCCAGCACGGCGTGCGCGGCGAAGTGGTCCATCTCGCTTTCGAGACAGGCATCCGCGACATCCTGCCTCCGCCGCCCCAGGACAATTTCGATGTCACTTTCGTCGGCGCGGTGTCGGCGGATCATCAGCTCCGCGTCGCGCAACTCGAGGCGGTGGCGCGGCGCTACGATCTCAAGCTGTTCGGCAGCGGCCTGCAATCCCTCCCCTCCTCCTCGCCGCTGCATCGCTGCTACCAGGGCGAGGTGTGGGGCGTGGAGATGTACCAGGCCCTGCGCGCCTCGCGCATCACGCTCAATTCGCACATCGACATGGCCGGGCGCGAGGCCGGCAACGCACGCCTGTTCGAGGCGACCGGCGTCGGTGCATTCCTGCTCACCGACTTCAAGGACAATCTGCACACGCTGTTCGCTCCCGACCGCGAAGTCGTTGCATGGCGCGACGTTGACGATTGCCTTGCCCTGATCGACCGGTATCTCGCCGACGATGCGGCGCGCCTGTCGATTGCGAAAGCGGGACAGGCCAGGACATTTGCCGCCCACACCTACCGCCGGCGTGTCGAGGAGATCCTCACGCACATTGGGTGA
- a CDS encoding DegT/DnrJ/EryC1/StrS family aminotransferase, which produces MTAPFIPVNTPLLDGNEAGYLAECIRTGWISSEGPFIKRFEQAMAEAAGRRHGIAVTNGSVALEIAVHALGLAEGSEVIIPTFTIISCAAAVVRAGLVPVGVDCDPATWNMTVEGVEAAITPRTRAIMLVHIYGLPVDLDPILALARKHDLKVIEDAAEMHGQTYRGAPCGGFGDVSTFSFYPNKHVTTGEGGMILTDDDALADRLQGYRNLCFQPQQRFVHEEFGWNARMTNLQAALGIAQVERLPRTVETKRRIGQLYDEHLGGLNRIRRPVARTSYADNIYWVYGIVLNDDVPFDAKEAMRRLGEKGIGTRPFFWCMHEQPVLRRMGLMLDESHPNAEYIARRGFYLPSGLALTDGEIARSAEALKEILA; this is translated from the coding sequence GTGACCGCACCGTTCATTCCCGTCAACACGCCGCTGCTCGACGGCAACGAGGCCGGCTATCTCGCCGAATGCATTCGGACCGGATGGATCTCCTCGGAAGGACCGTTCATCAAACGCTTCGAGCAGGCGATGGCCGAAGCTGCGGGACGACGGCACGGCATCGCCGTCACCAACGGTTCGGTCGCGCTCGAGATCGCCGTCCATGCGCTCGGTCTCGCGGAAGGCTCCGAGGTCATCATCCCGACTTTCACGATCATCAGCTGCGCCGCCGCCGTGGTGCGCGCCGGCCTCGTGCCTGTTGGCGTCGACTGCGATCCCGCGACCTGGAATATGACCGTCGAGGGCGTGGAAGCCGCCATCACGCCGCGCACGCGCGCGATCATGCTGGTGCATATCTACGGGCTGCCGGTCGATCTCGATCCGATCCTGGCGCTCGCCCGCAAGCACGATCTGAAGGTGATCGAGGATGCCGCCGAGATGCACGGCCAGACCTATCGCGGCGCGCCCTGCGGCGGCTTCGGTGACGTCTCGACCTTCAGCTTCTACCCCAACAAGCACGTCACGACCGGCGAAGGCGGCATGATCCTCACCGACGACGACGCGCTCGCCGATCGCCTGCAAGGCTATCGCAATCTCTGCTTCCAGCCGCAGCAGCGCTTCGTCCACGAGGAGTTCGGCTGGAACGCGCGCATGACCAACCTCCAGGCCGCGCTCGGCATCGCTCAGGTGGAGCGCCTGCCGCGCACCGTCGAGACGAAGCGCCGGATCGGCCAGCTCTATGACGAACATCTCGGAGGGCTCAACCGCATCCGCCGCCCGGTCGCCCGCACCTCGTATGCCGACAACATCTACTGGGTCTATGGCATCGTGCTGAACGACGACGTCCCGTTCGACGCCAAGGAGGCGATGCGCCGCCTCGGTGAAAAGGGCATCGGAACGCGGCCGTTCTTCTGGTGCATGCACGAGCAGCCGGTGCTGCGCCGGATGGGCCTGATGCTCGACGAGAGCCATCCGAACGCGGAATACATCGCGCGGCGCGGTTTTTACCTGCCGAGCGGACTTGCCCTGACCGACGGCGAGATCGCCCGCTCGGCGGAGGCGCTGAAGGAGATTTTGGCGTGA
- a CDS encoding class I SAM-dependent DNA methyltransferase translates to MTVFADYAPWYDLLYQDKDYAAETEFVEARLRDHGVTSGRLLDLGCGTGLHALAFARQGWKVAGIDLSHEMIASAKARAEQAGLSIPFRQGDAREAGPERGFDAVVSLFHVASYQTSRDALAAMFRTAHAALKPGGVFFFDYWYGGAVLAQGVETRVKVIEQKPLRLTRIAQSDHDEQAATVTVNYTLFCEDMDRATIQRVDEAHHLRYWFPFEIDAALIANGFQPAAHAAWLTQDPPHSKSWAAYAIARKSVTP, encoded by the coding sequence GTGACGGTGTTCGCCGACTACGCGCCCTGGTATGATCTCCTCTATCAGGACAAGGATTACGCGGCGGAGACGGAATTCGTCGAGGCGCGCTTGCGCGACCACGGCGTCACCTCGGGTCGGCTGCTCGATCTCGGCTGCGGCACCGGGCTGCACGCGCTCGCCTTCGCCCGCCAGGGGTGGAAGGTTGCCGGCATCGATCTCAGCCATGAGATGATCGCCAGCGCCAAGGCGCGCGCCGAGCAGGCCGGACTGTCCATTCCGTTCCGGCAAGGCGATGCCCGCGAAGCGGGTCCCGAGCGCGGCTTCGACGCGGTCGTGTCGCTGTTTCACGTCGCCAGCTACCAGACCAGCCGCGATGCGCTGGCGGCGATGTTCCGCACCGCGCATGCCGCATTGAAGCCGGGCGGGGTGTTCTTCTTCGACTATTGGTATGGCGGGGCCGTGCTGGCGCAGGGCGTCGAGACCCGGGTCAAGGTGATCGAGCAGAAGCCGCTGCGCCTCACCCGCATCGCGCAATCCGACCATGACGAGCAGGCCGCGACCGTCACGGTGAACTACACGCTGTTCTGCGAGGATATGGATCGCGCCACGATCCAGCGCGTCGATGAAGCGCACCACTTGCGCTACTGGTTTCCGTTCGAAATCGACGCCGCGCTCATCGCGAACGGCTTTCAGCCCGCCGCTCACGCCGCGTGGCTGACTCAGGATCCGCCGCACTCCAAGAGCTGGGCGGCCTACGCGATCGCCAGAAAGAGCGTCACGCCGTGA
- a CDS encoding glycosyltransferase family 4 protein produces the protein MLEQALEVGGGFQQPLSDLLWLRDWASKSGNEIVVYSPYPKTLEILKEFDVAARLLKFGPLDHVFLFLKYCGPFDLVQIASKLKSPFERTLIRDGIDVVHFTSTSKRHLLLYELPFIITIFDGCHRDAPEFPEVRTFGEFERREILFGLASTKAAVVIVNAPELTDDLCRRYAMERERAVCIPFSPSTYVSQSLPDAEADAAVLTKYRLEPGYLFYPAQFWPHKNHMTLLSALALLRERGITERLVLCGSDRGGRDKIDAAIRAYGLSDQISIIGFVESAELGALYRGAAALVMPSYFGPTNLPPLEAWAVGTPVIYPEAFKAQAGDAAILFDYDDPRSLADAIIALRTDGTRDRLRAAGRLRLAQFAAETEAGRLQFARHLERLKHRLALTAR, from the coding sequence ATGTTGGAACAGGCCCTCGAGGTCGGCGGCGGTTTTCAGCAGCCGCTGAGCGACCTGCTCTGGCTGCGCGACTGGGCGTCCAAATCGGGCAACGAGATCGTGGTGTACTCACCCTATCCGAAGACGCTCGAGATCCTGAAGGAGTTCGATGTCGCGGCCCGCCTCCTCAAATTCGGCCCGCTCGACCATGTCTTCCTGTTCCTGAAATATTGCGGGCCGTTCGATCTCGTCCAGATCGCATCGAAGCTGAAATCGCCGTTCGAGCGCACGCTGATCCGCGACGGCATCGACGTCGTGCATTTCACCTCCACATCGAAGCGGCATTTGCTGCTCTACGAGCTGCCCTTCATCATCACCATCTTCGACGGCTGCCATCGCGACGCGCCGGAGTTTCCCGAAGTGAGGACCTTCGGCGAATTCGAGCGCCGCGAGATCCTGTTCGGCCTCGCCAGCACCAAGGCGGCGGTCGTGATCGTCAACGCGCCCGAGCTGACCGACGATCTGTGCCGGCGCTACGCCATGGAAAGAGAGCGCGCGGTCTGCATCCCGTTCTCGCCCTCCACCTATGTCAGCCAATCCCTGCCCGATGCTGAGGCCGACGCGGCGGTGCTGACAAAATACCGGCTCGAACCCGGCTATCTGTTCTATCCGGCGCAGTTCTGGCCGCACAAGAACCACATGACGCTGCTCTCCGCACTCGCGCTCCTGCGCGAGCGGGGCATCACCGAACGGCTGGTGCTGTGCGGTTCGGATCGTGGCGGCCGTGACAAGATCGATGCGGCCATTCGCGCCTACGGATTGTCCGATCAGATCTCCATCATCGGATTCGTCGAGTCGGCCGAACTCGGCGCGCTCTATCGCGGCGCCGCCGCGCTGGTGATGCCGAGCTATTTCGGCCCGACCAATCTTCCCCCCTTGGAAGCCTGGGCGGTCGGCACGCCGGTGATCTATCCTGAAGCTTTCAAGGCGCAGGCCGGCGATGCCGCGATCCTGTTCGACTATGACGATCCGCGCTCGCTGGCGGACGCAATCATCGCCTTGCGCACCGACGGCACGCGCGATCGGTTGCGCGCGGCCGGCCGTCTCCGCCTCGCACAATTTGCGGCGGAGACCGAAGCGGGCCGTCTTCAATTCGCCCGCCACCTGGAACGGCTGAAGCACCGGCTGGCTTTGACCGCGCGTTGA
- a CDS encoding lipopolysaccharide biosynthesis protein, producing the protein MTDTQTDAPGEADGPSGIGVAGRARRLIDGWSANLVQIVLGLTQQLLLVPAFLHVWTGDMLAGWFTIFAAGSLVVVADAGLQLRAINRFLAFKSCADCDGRTANFYSALLRIYLAIVAGLGVLLCAAVVLARPSEVLGFHATPTFDAAMLAMILGMLLTLPSNLVSGLYRVRGKYGRTVWLQNAALLLGQIAQLAALARFGSLFAVAIAFVSTQVLLAVFLTAFDAPRLFPFLRRAGKPPFVSPSLRWSIGQFGRALPFAVANITELALVNVPVLLVSALVTNRVAVAQWGLTRVIASLLRSLCLQVTLPLAAELGHDHAIGDRERLRRLYAHGSVFVTGLACLTVAGLLPFWPDFFALWTHGSIPYDAPLTVTLLLGSAAVAPSLLAFVFANHSNRGDLLIRTKGLQLVVFLAASVVLIPRLGPLGAALALVASDILVQFGLLALIVMRQTLHHPFRHIAVLMLMGGGIIASGWLIGQAIMALVPGSGLVPFVVECAIWLAVVGLLASPLLSTALRQRLRALIPA; encoded by the coding sequence TTGACCGATACGCAGACTGATGCGCCCGGCGAGGCCGATGGTCCGAGTGGTATCGGCGTTGCCGGGCGCGCCCGCCGGCTCATTGACGGCTGGTCGGCGAACCTGGTGCAGATCGTCTTGGGGCTGACCCAGCAGCTGCTGCTGGTTCCAGCTTTCCTGCATGTGTGGACCGGGGATATGCTCGCGGGCTGGTTCACGATTTTTGCGGCCGGCAGCCTCGTCGTGGTGGCGGATGCGGGATTGCAGCTGCGTGCGATCAACCGCTTTCTCGCTTTCAAGTCCTGCGCCGATTGCGACGGGCGCACGGCCAATTTCTATTCAGCTCTGCTTCGGATCTATCTTGCGATTGTCGCGGGGCTCGGTGTCCTTTTGTGCGCGGCCGTCGTCCTGGCGCGGCCGTCGGAGGTGCTCGGCTTTCACGCGACGCCGACCTTCGATGCCGCGATGCTGGCGATGATCCTGGGCATGCTTCTGACCTTGCCCTCCAACCTCGTCTCCGGCCTCTATCGCGTGCGCGGCAAGTATGGCCGGACGGTCTGGCTGCAGAACGCCGCCTTGCTGCTCGGGCAAATCGCGCAGCTGGCTGCGCTCGCGAGGTTCGGCAGCCTGTTTGCAGTCGCGATCGCCTTCGTGTCGACGCAGGTCCTGCTCGCGGTCTTTCTCACGGCGTTCGACGCCCCGCGACTATTTCCCTTTCTGCGCCGTGCCGGCAAACCGCCATTCGTGTCGCCGTCCCTGCGTTGGAGCATCGGGCAGTTCGGCCGCGCCTTGCCCTTCGCTGTCGCCAATATCACCGAACTCGCGCTCGTCAACGTTCCGGTGTTGCTGGTCTCAGCGCTGGTCACGAATCGCGTCGCGGTAGCGCAATGGGGCCTGACGCGCGTAATCGCGAGCTTGCTGCGCAGCCTGTGCCTGCAGGTGACGCTGCCGCTCGCCGCCGAACTCGGCCACGATCATGCGATCGGCGACAGGGAGCGGCTACGCCGCCTCTACGCCCATGGCTCGGTGTTCGTGACGGGCCTTGCCTGTCTGACGGTCGCGGGCTTGCTGCCGTTCTGGCCCGACTTCTTCGCGCTCTGGACCCACGGCAGCATCCCTTATGACGCGCCGCTCACGGTGACGCTGCTGCTCGGCTCGGCAGCCGTTGCACCCTCGCTGCTGGCGTTCGTCTTTGCCAATCACAGCAATCGCGGCGACCTCCTGATCCGGACCAAGGGACTTCAACTCGTCGTCTTCCTGGCGGCGTCGGTCGTCCTGATCCCGCGGCTCGGGCCGCTCGGCGCCGCGCTCGCATTGGTCGCGAGCGACATCCTGGTGCAGTTCGGATTGCTCGCACTGATAGTGATGCGGCAGACCCTGCATCATCCGTTCAGGCACATCGCTGTCCTGATGCTGATGGGCGGTGGCATCATTGCGTCGGGCTGGCTGATCGGGCAGGCGATCATGGCGCTGGTGCCGGGGAGCGGACTCGTGCCCTTCGTCGTGGAATGCGCGATCTGGCTGGCCGTGGTCGGCCTGCTCGCAAGTCCGCTGCTGAGCACGGCGCTGCGCCAGCGCTTGCGGGCGCTGATTCCGGCTTAG
- a CDS encoding M10 family metallopeptidase C-terminal domain-containing protein yields the protein MATAVNVSATNNAEIDGLLSGYKWTGTINYSFPDAASDYSNPYYGGSGEPTISGFAAAPTQIQAAINYAIGLILGYTNADIQYTGTNGADIMVAQSPAANPTAYAYYPGNYASGGDVWFGTQYNFSLAKLGNYYFTTALHELGHALGLKHSQEAGGPGNVAVPSAHDSSEYTVMSYRSYVGASTTGGYTNEAYGFSQTYMANDILALQTMYGADYTTQSSNTVYTWNPTTGQQFINGIAQLAPGGGVGGSANRIYETVWDGGGVDTYDLSNYTTSLSINLNPGAASLLSSVQLANLGNGHYASGNVYNAYLYNGDARSYIDNASGGSGNDTLVGNAIANTLSGGSGNDTITGGGGNDTIIGGAGSDIVVYSGNQANYAISYDANTQTFTVVDQRVGPADGADTVTGVEYFKFANGTIASPTFLTPIVIEALGTTSLVQVGNTYSMNPIPNATGPQLKFSGAPVAVDMWAGWAPIGAEQTAGGYDVAWKNTSTGQYNIWSTDSNGNYITNLLSFAPGANVGLQSYEPLFHQDLNGDGAIGAPTIAIESAGSTILAQVGSNYFLNPVAGGSGPELMFSGASVTVGMWTGWAPIGAEQTGSGYVVAWKNAGTGQYNIWSTDSNGNYVTNLLSFAAGTSTLLQSHETTFHQDLNGNGLIGAPSIAIETVGSTSLVQVGNDYFLNPVAGGSGPELMFSGAPVTVGMWTGWAPIGAEQTGSGYNVAWKNVSTGQYNIWSTDSNGNYTTNLLTFVSGTSTALRSYESTFHQDLNGDGVIGAPSIAIETAGSTSLVQVGNNYFLNPVAGGTGPQLMFSGAPVTVDMWTGWAPIGAEQTGSGYNVAWKNVSTGQYNMWSADSNGNYITNVLSFVSGTSTALQSYESAFHQDLNSNGVVSASAIGASAAGSTIVTTTNDSFVFNSDVSESNHHDHFPETLVSSDRASSEASLILEALTHADDSFADLLSVNFNHLVGLVGHELLA from the coding sequence TTGGCCACCGCTGTTAACGTCAGTGCCACCAACAACGCCGAGATCGACGGCCTGCTGTCCGGATACAAATGGACCGGCACGATCAATTACAGCTTTCCCGATGCGGCGAGCGACTACTCCAATCCCTATTACGGGGGCAGCGGCGAACCGACCATCTCGGGCTTTGCCGCGGCACCAACCCAGATCCAGGCGGCGATCAACTACGCGATCGGATTGATCCTCGGCTACACCAACGCGGACATCCAGTACACGGGCACGAACGGCGCCGACATCATGGTCGCGCAGTCCCCGGCCGCCAACCCGACCGCCTACGCCTACTATCCCGGCAACTATGCCTCCGGCGGCGACGTCTGGTTCGGGACCCAGTACAATTTCTCGCTCGCCAAGCTCGGCAATTATTATTTCACGACCGCGCTGCACGAGCTCGGCCACGCTCTCGGCCTCAAACACAGTCAGGAGGCCGGCGGCCCCGGCAACGTCGCTGTGCCGAGCGCGCACGACAGCAGCGAATATACCGTCATGAGCTATCGCAGCTATGTCGGGGCCTCGACCACGGGTGGCTACACCAACGAGGCCTACGGATTTTCGCAGACCTATATGGCGAACGATATCCTCGCGCTCCAGACCATGTACGGCGCGGACTACACGACCCAGAGCAGCAATACGGTCTATACTTGGAATCCGACCACCGGGCAGCAATTCATCAACGGCATCGCGCAGCTCGCGCCGGGCGGCGGCGTCGGTGGCTCGGCCAATCGCATTTACGAGACGGTCTGGGACGGCGGCGGCGTCGATACCTATGACCTGTCGAACTACACGACGAGTTTGAGCATCAACCTCAATCCTGGTGCGGCGTCGCTGCTCTCGTCGGTGCAGTTGGCCAATCTCGGCAACGGCCATTACGCATCGGGCAACGTCTACAATGCCTATCTCTATAACGGCGACGCACGCTCCTACATCGACAACGCCAGCGGCGGCAGCGGCAACGACACGCTGGTGGGTAACGCGATCGCCAACACGTTGAGCGGCGGTTCGGGCAACGATACGATCACTGGCGGCGGCGGCAACGACACGATCATAGGCGGCGCCGGTAGCGATATCGTCGTGTATTCGGGCAACCAAGCCAACTATGCGATCTCGTACGACGCGAACACGCAGACCTTCACCGTAGTCGATCAGCGCGTCGGTCCTGCTGACGGTGCAGATACCGTTACAGGAGTAGAGTACTTCAAATTCGCGAACGGAACGATCGCAAGCCCCACGTTCTTGACGCCAATAGTGATCGAGGCGCTCGGGACGACGAGTTTGGTGCAGGTCGGAAACACTTACTCCATGAACCCTATTCCCAACGCAACGGGACCGCAGCTGAAATTTAGCGGCGCGCCGGTCGCGGTCGACATGTGGGCGGGTTGGGCCCCGATAGGAGCGGAGCAAACGGCTGGTGGTTACGATGTGGCCTGGAAAAATACGAGTACGGGGCAGTATAATATTTGGAGCACCGACTCGAATGGCAACTACATCACGAATCTATTGAGTTTTGCCCCGGGTGCCAACGTCGGGCTGCAATCGTATGAACCATTGTTCCACCAGGACCTAAATGGCGATGGGGCAATTGGTGCGCCGACGATAGCGATTGAGTCAGCCGGTTCAACGATCTTGGCGCAGGTTGGGAGTAACTATTTTCTGAACCCCGTGGCAGGCGGAAGCGGGCCCGAGCTCATGTTTTCGGGCGCGTCGGTCACGGTCGGCATGTGGACGGGCTGGGCACCGATCGGGGCAGAGCAGACCGGTAGCGGCTACGTCGTGGCGTGGAAGAATGCGGGGACGGGCCAATACAATATCTGGAGCACCGATTCGAATGGCAATTACGTCACGAACCTTCTCAGCTTCGCAGCCGGGACGAGCACGCTGCTACAATCGCATGAGACAACGTTCCATCAGGATCTCAATGGCAATGGCCTGATTGGCGCGCCGTCGATAGCGATCGAAACCGTCGGCTCAACGAGCCTGGTCCAGGTTGGAAACGACTATTTTCTGAATCCGGTGGCAGGCGGAAGCGGACCCGAACTCATGTTTTCGGGCGCGCCGGTCACGGTCGGCATGTGGACCGGCTGGGCGCCGATCGGGGCAGAGCAAACCGGCAGTGGCTACAATGTGGCTTGGAAGAATGTAAGCACGGGCCAATACAACATCTGGAGCACCGACTCCAATGGCAACTACACCACAAACCTCCTCACTTTCGTTTCCGGCACGAGCACGGCACTACGATCGTATGAGAGCACGTTCCATCAGGATCTCAACGGCGATGGCGTGATTGGTGCACCTTCTATTGCGATCGAGACGGCCGGCTCGACGAGCTTGGTCCAGGTTGGAAATAACTATTTTCTGAATCCCGTGGCAGGCGGAACCGGGCCCCAACTCATGTTTTCGGGCGCGCCGGTCACGGTCGACATGTGGACCGGCTGGGCGCCGATCGGGGCAGAGCAGACCGGCAGTGGCTACAATGTGGCCTGGAAGAATGTAAGCACGGGCCAATACAACATGTGGAGCGCCGACTCCAATGGCAATTACATCACGAACGTCCTCAGTTTCGTTTCCGGGACGAGCACGGCGCTACAATCGTATGAGAGCGCGTTCCATCAGGATCTGAATAGCAATGGAGTCGTTTCGGCATCAGCAATTGGCGCCTCTGCTGCTGGTTCGACAATTGTGACGACCACAAACGACTCCTTCGTATTCAATTCCGACGTTTCCGAATCCAACCACCATGACCACTTTCCTGAAACGCTTGTCTCGTCGGATCGTGCCTCATCCGAAGCCTCTCTGATCCTGGAGGCCCTGACACACGCCGACGACAGTTTTGCAGATCTTCTTTCGGTCAACTTCAATCATCTCGTCGGCCTCGTTGGTCATGAGCTGCTCGCGTGA
- a CDS encoding CaiB/BaiF CoA transferase family protein — translation MPFPHASEALSRFTVLDLTRVRSGPTCVRQLADWGANVIKIDALTEDAGGEQPGGPRRGSDFQNLHRNKRAMTLNLKDERGLAVFKRLAAKADVVVENFRPDVKKKLGIDYDSLAAINPRIVYGSISGFGQDGPYHKRPGFDQIAQGMGGLMSITGAPGEGPMRVGIPVADLTAGLFCAMGILTALLEREVSGKGQWVQTSLLQAQIFMLDFQAARWLMEKEVAKQAGNNHPTSIPTGVFKTSDGYINIATTGGRIWERCAQAIGAPELYAHPDYATAPARSRNRDALNAEIEKRTVTKSTETWVRELNEAGVPCGPIYAIDQMFEDAQVKHLGIAQDVPNDDDRHIRLVGQPVTLSRTPTRMVARPPEFGEQTDEVLAEFGFNKEEIARLREAKVV, via the coding sequence ATGCCCTTTCCGCATGCCTCGGAAGCCCTGTCGCGCTTCACCGTGCTCGATCTGACCCGCGTCCGCTCCGGGCCCACCTGCGTGCGGCAGCTCGCGGACTGGGGCGCCAACGTGATCAAGATCGACGCGCTGACAGAGGATGCCGGCGGCGAGCAGCCGGGCGGACCGCGGCGCGGCTCCGACTTCCAGAATTTGCACCGCAACAAGCGGGCGATGACGCTGAACCTGAAGGACGAACGCGGGCTGGCGGTATTCAAGCGCCTTGCCGCCAAGGCCGATGTCGTGGTCGAGAATTTTCGGCCCGATGTGAAGAAGAAGCTCGGCATCGACTACGACAGCCTCGCTGCCATCAATCCGCGCATCGTCTATGGCAGCATCTCGGGCTTCGGCCAGGATGGCCCCTACCACAAGCGGCCCGGCTTCGATCAGATCGCGCAAGGCATGGGTGGGCTGATGTCGATCACCGGCGCACCGGGTGAAGGTCCAATGCGGGTCGGCATCCCCGTCGCCGACCTCACCGCGGGCCTGTTCTGCGCCATGGGGATCCTCACCGCGCTGCTCGAGCGCGAGGTCTCGGGCAAGGGCCAATGGGTGCAGACGTCGCTGCTGCAGGCCCAGATCTTCATGCTCGACTTCCAGGCCGCGCGCTGGCTGATGGAGAAAGAGGTCGCCAAGCAGGCCGGCAACAACCACCCGACCAGCATCCCGACCGGCGTGTTCAAGACCTCGGACGGCTACATCAACATCGCCACCACGGGAGGCCGTATCTGGGAGCGCTGTGCCCAGGCGATCGGCGCCCCGGAGCTCTATGCCCATCCCGACTACGCGACGGCCCCTGCCCGCTCCAGGAACCGCGACGCGCTCAACGCCGAGATCGAGAAGCGCACCGTGACGAAGTCGACGGAGACCTGGGTCCGCGAGCTCAACGAGGCCGGCGTGCCCTGCGGGCCGATCTATGCCATCGACCAGATGTTCGAGGACGCGCAGGTCAAGCATCTCGGCATCGCGCAGGACGTGCCGAACGACGATGATCGCCACATCCGCCTGGTCGGCCAGCCGGTGACGCTGTCGCGCACGCCGACCAGGATGGTGGCGCGGCCGCCGGAATTCGGCGAGCAGACCGACGAGGTGCTCGCTGAATTTGGCTTCAACAAGGAAGAAATCGCTCGCTTAAGAGAGGCCAAAGTCGTCTAA